CCCTCCGGCGCCGGAACCAGTATGTAAGCCTGCTCGCCGACCGGCTGCAGTTGCAGGCCGGAGCCCGCGAGCAAGCGGGCGAAGCCTTCCTCCACACCATATTCGCCGGACAGGCCGTTGCTGCTGCGGCCGCTGACCAGCGCCGGATCCACTGACAGGTTGACCCCGGCCAGCCCGGCAAACCGGGTCAGTGCGGCGCTCAGACTCCCGGCGGGCACCTGGTAGCTGCGACGAGCTGCCTCGTCGGCCCAGCTCACCGGCATCAACAATGGACTGGCACTCAGGCTCAGCATGAGGCTCAACTGCAACAACGGACGCAAACGACTTGGAAATACTGCGGGCATTGGAAGAAGCTCTCGTTTTTAGTTCACTTACCTGGAATGACCGGCGAGGCGAAAAAAAGGGACAGGCTTCAGGCAATATTTTTTCGAGGAACCAGCGTGACCCAGAAACGCGTGCGCGATTGCACCTCCAGCGGCAGGCTGGCGGCCAGCAGAGACAGGATGCGATCGGTGTTGTCCAGACGGAAACTGCCCGTGACTCGCAGGCTTTCCAGCGCAGGTTCCCAGCGCAGCAAGCCCGGGCGATAACGGCCGAGTTCACGCAGAAAGTCACCGAGCGGCTGGTTCTGCGCCATCAGCACTCCGTCACGCCAACCCGGCAACAACGCGTCGAATGCACCAACAGTGCCCGCACCAGTGGCCTGCAGACTCACTTGCTGTCCCGCGCTCAGCAGCAGTTCGGGGCCTTGCAGCGGTTGCAGGCGCACCGCACCGCTGACAACTGATACGCGGCAATCGCGCTCATTGAGACGCACACACACTTCGCTGCGGCTGACGATGATCCGGCCATAGGGGGCCTGGATCGTCAGTGGCGCGGTTCCTGGCACGTTGAGTGCCATTTCGCCGCGCACCAGGGTCAGCAGGCGAGCACCGAGGTCGATATTCACGGCGCTGGCAGTGTTGAGTTGCAAGGTGCTGCCGTCGGCCAGGGGAATTCGTTTGTGTTCACCGGTGCCGGTCTGCAAGTCCGCCCGCCAGACATCCAGCGGAAGCTGGCGTCCGATCAGCCAGGCCGCCGGCACCAGCGCCGCAACACCGAGCGCCCGTTTGAGTGCGGCCCGGCGAGCAGGATCGGGACGATCAAGGGTCGCCATCGCCAATACCGAAGGCAA
The window above is part of the Pseudomonas fluorescens genome. Proteins encoded here:
- a CDS encoding FecR family protein, encoding MMRAAPSSEAREIARAAAQWLTLLESGEATEDDQVRLQNWRNSHSSHEHAWQKAQMLRQRFFGLPSVLAMATLDRPDPARRAALKRALGVAALVPAAWLIGRQLPLDVWRADLQTGTGEHKRIPLADGSTLQLNTASAVNIDLGARLLTLVRGEMALNVPGTAPLTIQAPYGRIIVSRSEVCVRLNERDCRVSVVSGAVRLQPLQGPELLLSAGQQVSLQATGAGTVGAFDALLPGWRDGVLMAQNQPLGDFLRELGRYRPGLLRWEPALESLRVTGSFRLDNTDRILSLLAASLPLEVQSRTRFWVTLVPRKNIA